The Balearica regulorum gibbericeps isolate bBalReg1 chromosome 22, bBalReg1.pri, whole genome shotgun sequence genome includes a region encoding these proteins:
- the AGO3 gene encoding protein argonaute-3, producing the protein MEIGSAGPVGAQPLLMVPRRPGYGTMGKPIKLLANCFQVEIPKIDVYLYEVDIKPDKCPRRVNREVVDSMVQHFKVTIFGDRRPVYDGKRSLYTANPLPVATTGVDLDVTLPGEGGKDRPFKVSIKFVSRVSWHLLHEVLTGRTLPEPLELDKPISTNPVHAVDVVLRHLPSMKYTPVGRSFFSAPEGYDHPLGGGREVWFGFHQSVRPAMWKMMLNIDVSATAFYKAQPVIQFMCEVLDIHNIDEQPRPLTDSHRVKFTKEIKGLKVEVTHCGTMRRKYRVCNVTRRPASHQTFPLQLENGQTVERTVAQYFREKYNLQLKYPHLPCLQVGQEQKHTYLPLEVCNIVAGQRCIKKLTDNQTSTMIKATARSAPDRQEEISRLVRSANYDADPFVQEFQFKVRDEMAHVTGRVLPAPMLQYGGRNRTVATPSHGVWDMRGKQFHTGVEIKMWAIACFATQRQCREEILKGFTDQLRKISKDAGMPIQGQPCFCKYAQGADSVEPMFRHLKNTYSGLQLIIVILPGKTPVYAEVKRVGDTLLGMATQCVQVKNVIKTSPQTLSNLCLKINVKLGGINNILVPHQRPSVFQQPVIFLGADVTHPPAGDGKKPSIAAVVGSMDAHPSRYCATVRVQRPRQEIIQDLASMVRELLIQFYKSTRFKPTRIIFYRDGVSEGQFRQVLYYELLAIREACISLEKDYQPGITYIVVQKRHHTRLFCADRTERVGRSGNIPAGTTVDTDITHPYEFDFYLCSHAGIQGTSRPSHYHVLWDDNCFTADELQLLTYQLCHTYVRCTRSVSIPAPAYYAHLVAFRARYHLVDKEHDSAEGSHVSGQSNGRDPQALAKAVQIHQDTLRTMYFA; encoded by the exons GGAGGTGGTGGACTCAATGGTGCAGCATTTTAAAGTGACAATATTTGGGGACCGTAGACCAGTTTATGATGGGAAAAGAAGCCTCTATACAGCCAATCCACTTCCTGTGGCCACTACTGGG GTGGATTTGGATGTGACATTACCGGGAGAAGGTGGAAAAGATCGTCCCTTCAAAGTGTCAATAAAGTTTGTTTCTCGGGTGAGCTGGCACCTGCTGCATGAAGTTTTGACAGGAAGAACCTTGCCTGAGCCTCTGGAACTAGACAAACCTATCAGCACTAACCCTGTTCATGCTGTCGATGTGGTGCTACGACACCTACCCTCCATGAA GTATACCCCTGTGGGCCGCTCTTTTTTCTCAGCTCCAGAAGGCTATGATCACCCCTTGGGTGGAGGTAGGGAGGTCTGGTTTGGATTCCATCAGTCTGTTCGGCCTGCCATGTGGAAGATGATGCTCAATATTGATG tTTCTGCCACTGCCTTCTACAAAGCACAACCTGTAATTCAATTTATGTGTGAAGTTCTTGACATTCATAATATTGATGAACAACCAAGACCTCTGACTGATTCTCATCGGGTAAAATTCACCAAAGAGATAAAGG GTCTAAAGGTAGAAGTGACTCACTGTGGAACCATGAGAAGGAAATACCGTGTTTGTAATGTAACAAGAAGGCCTGCAAGTCATCAAAC ctttcctttgcAGTTAGAAAATGGCCAGACTGTGGAGAGAACAGTAGCACagtatttcagagagaaatacaACCTCCAGCTGAAATACCCTCATCTTCCTTGCCTACAAGTGGGACAAGAACAGAAACACACCTACCTGCCTTTAGAA GTATGTAACATTGTAGCTGGCCAGCGGTGTATCAAGAAGCTGACGGACAATCAGACATCTACTATGATAAAGGCCACAGCGAGATCTGCTCCAGATAGGCAAGAGGAAATAAGCAGATTG GTGAGAAGTGCAAATTATGATGCAGATCCATTTGTTCAAGAGTTCCAATTCAAAGTCCGGGATGAGATGGCCCATGTGACGGGGCGCGTGCTCCCAGCTCCAATGCTGCAGTATGGAGGACGG AATCGAACTGTGGCAACCCCAAGCCATGGAGTATGGGACATGCGAGGGAAGCAGTTTCACACCGGTGTTGAGATCAAAATGTGGGCTATAGCTTGCTTTGCAACACAGAGACAATGCAGAGAAGAGATACTGAA GGGTTTCACAGACCAGCTGCGCAAGATCTCCAAAGATGCAGGGATGCCGATCCAAGGCCAGCCCTGTTTCTGTAAATATGCCCAGGGCGCAGACAGTGTGGAGCCCATGTTTCGACACCTCAAGAACACCTATTCGGGGCTCCAGCTCATCATTGTCATCCTGCCAGGCAAAACGCCAGTGTACG CGGAGGTGAAGCGTGTGGGAGATACACTGTTGGGAATGGCCACACAGTGTGTTCAAGTTAAGAACGTCATTAAAACATCTCCACAGACCCTATCAAATCTGTGCCTGAAGATTAATGTTAAACTAGGAGGAATCAACAACATCCTTGTACCTCATCAACG accTTCTGTGTTCCAGCAGCCAGTGATCTTTTTGGGAGCTGATGTCACTCACCCTCCTGCTGGAGATGGAAAGAAGCCTTCCATAGCTGCT GTTGTAGGTAGTATGGATGCTCATCCAAGCCGGTACTGTGCCACGGTGAGAGTTCAGCGACCCCGGCAGGAAATCATCCAAGATCTAGCCTCCATGGTGCGAGAGCTTCTCATCCAGTTCTACAAGTCAACACGGTTCAAGCCCACACGTATCATCTTCTATAGGGACGGGGTCTCTGAGGGGCAGTTTCGACAG GTTTTGTATTATGAACTGCTAGCCATTAGAGAAGCCTGCATCAGTCTGGAAAAAGATTACCAGCCTGGAATAACCTATATTGTGGTACAGAAGCGACATCATACACGATTGTTCTGTGCTGACAGAACAGAAAGG GTTGGACGAAGTGGCAATATTCCAGCTGGAACAACTGTAGATACAGACATTACACATCCATACGAGTTTGATTTTTACCTCTGTAGCCATGCTGGAATACAG GGTACCAGCCGTCCCTCACACTATCATGTTTTGTGGGATGATAACTGTTTTACTGCAGATGAACTTCAGCTGCTGACTTACCAGCTCTGCCACACATATGTGCGCTGTACACGATCGGTTTCTATACCCGCACCAGCGTATTATGCTCACCTGGTAGCATTCAGAGCACGATACCATCTTGTGGACAAAGAACATGACAG TGCTGAAGGAAGCCATGTTTCAGGACAAAGCAATGGGAGAGATCCACAGGCCCTCGCGAAGGCTGTACAAATTCACCAAGACACCTTACGCACGATGTACTTCGCTTAA
- the TEKT2 gene encoding tektin-2 isoform X1, which translates to MAALSVKPGQRFTLPDWHTNSHLISADAERQRSASHQVRQEARALRNETNNQTKWDEHDNQTRLAERISSVNRWKETLDKCLADIDVEIDALAKVKEAAERALQAKNLPLDVSIDCLTLHESRRAIDVVRDPVEEELHKEVKVIDKAKRELQQRADEAFEQLCLLQEARQQLSCDHRRKMEALEIDRVCLSLSVNSPNISFKVNPTRVPDGSSALDEWEQNSQRNKEHAEAEMKASAELREATMLAIAQTNNELEAQRVATEFALRKRIRDLERAYDELKWQERNMLDEIAEMEEDIRRLEEDLRRKAQDLKVAHTRLETRTYRPDVELCRDQVQYGLTDEVHQLEGTIRALKLKLAESQGVLDALYRQLHRIQTDIGYKAGSLVLDNKCMDSRRKLLVPTEKLVPEVDTFNRTTNRPLSPLRNGQLELA; encoded by the exons ATGGCCGCACTGAGTGTAAAGCCAGGACAGCGGTTCACCTTGCCGGACTGGCACACCAACTCCCATCTCATCTCAGCTGATGCTGAACGCCAGCGTTCTGCTTCCCACCAAGTGCGGCAGGAAGCCCGAGCTCTCCGCAATGAAACCAACAACCAG ACAAAATGGGATGAGCATGACAACCAAACCCGCCTGGCTGAACGTATCAGCAGTGTGAACAGATGGAAGGAGACCCTGGACAAATGCCTTGCAGACATAGATGTGGAAATTGATGCCTTAGCCAAA gtgaaggaagcagcagaacGTGCCCTCCAGGCAAAGAACTTGCCTTTGGATGTTTCCATTGACTGCCTGACACTCCATGAGAGCCGTCGTGCCATCGACGTGGTGAGGGACCCTGTGGAGGAGGAGCTGCACAAGGAGGTGAAGGTGATAGACAAAGCCAAGAGagaactgcagcagagagcGGATGAAGCCTTCGAACAGCTCTG cctCTTACAGGAAGCTCGCCAACAGCTGAGCTGTGACCACCGGCGCAAGATGGAAGCATTGGAAATAGATCGTGTGTGCTTGTCCCTCAGCGTGAACTCTCCCAACATCTCCTTCAAGGTCAACCCAACACGGGTCCCAGACGG ATCAAGTGCACTTGATGAGTGGGAACAGAATAGCCAACGCAACAAGGAGCATGCTGAGGCAGAAATGAAAGCCTCGGCTGAGCTCCGAGAAGCAACGATGCTTGCCATTGCACAG ACGAACAACGAGCTGGAGGCTCAGCGTGTAGCTACAGAGTTTGCCTTGCGCAAGAGGATTAGAGACCTGGAAAGAGCCTATGATGAGCTGAAATGGCAGGAGCGGAAT ATGTTGGACGAAATTGCTGAGATGGAGGAGGACATCCGACGCTTGGAGGAAGATCTTCGAAGGAAAGCGCAAGATCTGAAAGTGGCACACACCCGCCTGGAGACCCGCACGTATCGGCCTGATGTGGAGCTCTGTCGGGATCAG GTCCAGTACGGGCTCACGGATGAGGTCCACCAGCTGGAGGGAACGATCCGCGCGCTCAAACTGAAGCTAGCAGAGTCACA GGGCGTCTTGGACGCGCTTTACAGACAACTTCACCGCATTCAGACAGACATTGGCTACAAAGCCGGTTCCCTGGTGCTGGACAACAAGTGCATGGACAGCCGGAGAAAGCTCCTGGTCCCCACCGAGAAACTTGTGCCAGAGGTCGACACTTTCAACCGGACCACGAACCGTCCGCTCTCCCCGCTGAGGAACGGGCAGCTGGAGCTGGCGTAG
- the TEKT2 gene encoding tektin-2 isoform X2 produces the protein MAALSVKPGQRFTLPDWHTNSHLISADAERQRSASHQVRQEARALRNETNNQTKWDEHDNQTRLAERISSVNRWKETLDKCLADIDVEIDALAKVKEAAERALQAKNLPLDVSIDCLTLHESRRAIDVVRDPVEEELHKEVKVIDKAKRELQQRADEAFEQLCLLQEARQQLSCDHRRKMEALEIDRVCLSLSVNSPNISFKVNPTRVPDGSSALDEWEQNSQRNKEHAEAEMKASAELREATMLAIAQMLDEIAEMEEDIRRLEEDLRRKAQDLKVAHTRLETRTYRPDVELCRDQVQYGLTDEVHQLEGTIRALKLKLAESQGVLDALYRQLHRIQTDIGYKAGSLVLDNKCMDSRRKLLVPTEKLVPEVDTFNRTTNRPLSPLRNGQLELA, from the exons ATGGCCGCACTGAGTGTAAAGCCAGGACAGCGGTTCACCTTGCCGGACTGGCACACCAACTCCCATCTCATCTCAGCTGATGCTGAACGCCAGCGTTCTGCTTCCCACCAAGTGCGGCAGGAAGCCCGAGCTCTCCGCAATGAAACCAACAACCAG ACAAAATGGGATGAGCATGACAACCAAACCCGCCTGGCTGAACGTATCAGCAGTGTGAACAGATGGAAGGAGACCCTGGACAAATGCCTTGCAGACATAGATGTGGAAATTGATGCCTTAGCCAAA gtgaaggaagcagcagaacGTGCCCTCCAGGCAAAGAACTTGCCTTTGGATGTTTCCATTGACTGCCTGACACTCCATGAGAGCCGTCGTGCCATCGACGTGGTGAGGGACCCTGTGGAGGAGGAGCTGCACAAGGAGGTGAAGGTGATAGACAAAGCCAAGAGagaactgcagcagagagcGGATGAAGCCTTCGAACAGCTCTG cctCTTACAGGAAGCTCGCCAACAGCTGAGCTGTGACCACCGGCGCAAGATGGAAGCATTGGAAATAGATCGTGTGTGCTTGTCCCTCAGCGTGAACTCTCCCAACATCTCCTTCAAGGTCAACCCAACACGGGTCCCAGACGG ATCAAGTGCACTTGATGAGTGGGAACAGAATAGCCAACGCAACAAGGAGCATGCTGAGGCAGAAATGAAAGCCTCGGCTGAGCTCCGAGAAGCAACGATGCTTGCCATTGCACAG ATGTTGGACGAAATTGCTGAGATGGAGGAGGACATCCGACGCTTGGAGGAAGATCTTCGAAGGAAAGCGCAAGATCTGAAAGTGGCACACACCCGCCTGGAGACCCGCACGTATCGGCCTGATGTGGAGCTCTGTCGGGATCAG GTCCAGTACGGGCTCACGGATGAGGTCCACCAGCTGGAGGGAACGATCCGCGCGCTCAAACTGAAGCTAGCAGAGTCACA GGGCGTCTTGGACGCGCTTTACAGACAACTTCACCGCATTCAGACAGACATTGGCTACAAAGCCGGTTCCCTGGTGCTGGACAACAAGTGCATGGACAGCCGGAGAAAGCTCCTGGTCCCCACCGAGAAACTTGTGCCAGAGGTCGACACTTTCAACCGGACCACGAACCGTCCGCTCTCCCCGCTGAGGAACGGGCAGCTGGAGCTGGCGTAG